The following proteins are co-located in the Phycisphaerae bacterium genome:
- a CDS encoding GntR family transcriptional regulator, whose product MSLTRYIEQDLKHRIHNGLDLPCRLTLQGLSAHYRVSPTPVRQAVGRLIDDGYLKKTGKGGRLTVGQGRTTAATPPPAEPPPRPASQYQHVADDLVGLSFLGRETFLREQHAAARYGISRTAMRQIFERLAGLGILEHVPRRGWRLRPFRFEYLVMFTEVRQVMEREALRLARTRLVEQDLRTIIDRNVPAASETDTPQTDNSLHEYLIVKSGNLFIKDFFDRYRRYYDVLHRWEERDGQALAQSVRQHRRIAKALIRRDWPKAQDALIEHIRHSQAGIDRLFEGDRPNAQLFGSEFRQFIIEQLEAR is encoded by the coding sequence ATGTCGTTGACGCGGTACATCGAGCAGGACCTTAAACACCGTATCCACAACGGGTTGGACCTGCCCTGCCGACTCACCCTACAGGGTCTCTCAGCCCACTACCGGGTCAGCCCGACCCCGGTCCGCCAGGCCGTCGGGCGGCTGATCGACGACGGTTACCTCAAAAAAACGGGCAAAGGCGGACGTCTGACGGTCGGACAGGGCAGGACAACCGCGGCTACACCCCCGCCCGCCGAACCGCCGCCGCGACCGGCCAGTCAATATCAGCACGTCGCCGACGACCTGGTCGGCCTGAGCTTTCTCGGCCGCGAGACGTTCCTCCGCGAACAGCACGCAGCCGCCCGATACGGCATCAGCCGAACCGCCATGCGACAGATCTTCGAACGCCTCGCCGGCCTGGGAATCCTCGAACACGTGCCACGCCGCGGCTGGCGGCTTCGGCCGTTCCGGTTCGAATACCTCGTGATGTTCACCGAGGTCCGCCAGGTGATGGAACGCGAGGCCCTGCGGCTGGCGCGGACCCGTCTGGTCGAGCAGGACCTGCGAACGATCATCGACCGCAACGTCCCAGCCGCCTCGGAAACCGATACGCCCCAAACCGACAACTCGCTGCACGAGTACCTCATCGTCAAATCCGGCAACCTGTTCATCAAGGACTTCTTCGACCGCTACCGGCGGTACTACGACGTGTTGCACCGCTGGGAGGAACGGGATGGCCAAGCTCTCGCCCAGAGCGTCCGCCAGCACCGCCGGATCGCCAAGGCCTTGATCCGGCGAGACTGGCCAAAGGCGCAAGACGCCCTGATCGAGCACATCCGTCACAGCCAGGCCGGCATCGACCGGCTCTTTGAAGGCGACCGGCCCAACGCACAACTCTTCGGCAGTGAGTTCCGGCAATTCATCATTGAACAACTCGAAGCGAGGTAA